Proteins from a genomic interval of Paenibacillus sp. FSL H8-0048:
- the nadE gene encoding ammonia-dependent NAD(+) synthetase — MSLQEEIIATLGVKPVIDTDAEIRKRVDFLKAYALQAGARGLLIAISGGVDSAVAAGLCKLATDELTAEEGKEYMTLGVFQPYGEQEDIEHSYAVARAFELTHTVETNIEEAVNEIALEVEHSLKALGQHKHITHQGKGNVKARTRMVMQYALAFENNLLVVGTDHASEAITGFYTKWGDGAVDITPLSSLNKRQVRQLAAALGVPADIVTKAPTAGLWPGQTDETELGITYEENSDYLEGKTVSPEAAEKLERFFRRTAHKRDRIPGI, encoded by the coding sequence GTGAGTCTGCAGGAAGAGATTATTGCTACGCTTGGAGTGAAGCCGGTAATTGATACGGATGCGGAGATACGTAAGCGTGTGGATTTCCTGAAAGCGTATGCGCTTCAGGCAGGGGCCAGAGGTCTGCTGATTGCAATTAGCGGTGGGGTGGACAGTGCGGTGGCTGCGGGTCTGTGCAAGCTGGCTACGGACGAGCTGACGGCGGAGGAAGGCAAGGAGTATATGACACTCGGGGTGTTCCAGCCTTACGGGGAGCAGGAGGATATTGAGCACAGCTATGCGGTGGCCCGGGCTTTTGAGCTGACCCATACGGTGGAGACCAATATTGAAGAAGCGGTGAACGAGATCGCCCTGGAGGTCGAGCATAGCCTGAAGGCCCTGGGACAGCACAAGCATATCACCCATCAGGGCAAAGGGAATGTAAAAGCGAGAACGCGGATGGTGATGCAGTATGCGCTTGCTTTTGAGAACAATCTGCTGGTGGTGGGTACCGATCATGCTTCTGAAGCCATTACAGGATTCTATACGAAGTGGGGCGATGGCGCCGTCGATATAACACCGCTGTCATCCCTGAACAAACGGCAGGTGCGGCAGCTGGCTGCGGCGCTTGGCGTGCCGGCGGATATCGTAACCAAAGCGCCGACGGCCGGACTCTGGCCGGGCCAGACGGATGAGACAGAGCTTGGAATCACCTATGAGGAGAACAGCGATTATCTGGAAGGGAAGACCGTCAGCCCTGAAGCGGCTGAGAAGCTGGAGCGCTTCTTCCGGAGAACGGCGCATAAGCGCGATCGTATTCCGGGGATCTAA
- a CDS encoding BrxA/BrxB family bacilliredoxin — translation MSMSFNQYMRDSIQPMRDDLTSIGFQELLTPEDVEAALPAAKGTSLVVVNSVCGCAAGQCRPGVAQALQNEILPDHLFTVFAGQEKEATAKAREYFAPYPPSSPSIALMKDGELVHFIERHGVEDRSAAEIAAELKEVFDRVCK, via the coding sequence ATGTCCATGTCTTTTAATCAATATATGAGAGATTCTATTCAACCTATGCGCGACGATCTGACAAGCATCGGATTTCAGGAGCTATTGACCCCGGAGGATGTGGAAGCAGCCCTTCCGGCAGCCAAGGGAACTTCGCTGGTTGTTGTTAACTCCGTATGCGGCTGTGCCGCCGGACAGTGCCGTCCAGGGGTAGCGCAGGCGCTGCAGAACGAGATTCTGCCGGATCACCTGTTCACCGTATTTGCCGGTCAGGAGAAGGAAGCTACCGCCAAGGCGCGTGAATATTTCGCTCCGTATCCGCCATCGTCCCCGTCCATCGCCCTGATGAAAGACGGCGAACTGGTTCACTTCATCGAACGTCACGGTGTGGAAGACCGTTCGGCCGCCGAGATTGCTGCGGAGCTGAAGGAAGTTTTTGACCGCGTGTGCAAGTAA
- a CDS encoding ATP-binding protein has product MIAIIYAVKDILLQISAACMFLFLFQWRLDRGDPLRRNIRFPDDHTFLIICCALGITLCMALSATMFGVVYLNLAILPAYLGILYANLPSSVYLALYFFFCTALFSMPSGIEHLFLNTGVLMYPLLFGMSGLFKKSAIPGKIGILWGALFPSMLFIVIVPNMQGRSVLDIHPAEAALAGLYALTALILGALFIIYIDKSWDKLQVRIQMQGISEKFQWESEKLQQITNVVPLNIMEFDDNGYVTELNEYMLSLMQRHCPLLTREIILSSPASELFGKSMDEAALTRLHEVLRSRQRSNTKIRVDSMTYHIFTAPLQHESGQPGGIVMIIQDLTEEEKIRSELDNVERLSLVGQMAAGITHEIRNPMAVVRGFLQLMREKSPEDLHSYYHIVMEELDRANSIINDFLSLAQTRVSYKEPAGLQPILEELAPLIWADANLRGQSVELKISPTMPLLQLNVREIKQLILNLARNAMEAMEAKGVLTLAACEHEDTVLLIITDTGGGMPASQLEQLFTPFFTTKSQGTGLGLSLCLSIAERHNGTIRVESEVGCGTSVIVTFPVESREGAVQSPVYM; this is encoded by the coding sequence GTGATTGCAATTATTTATGCGGTAAAGGATATTTTATTGCAAATATCGGCTGCCTGCATGTTCCTGTTTCTTTTTCAGTGGAGGCTGGACCGGGGCGATCCCCTGCGCCGGAACATCAGGTTCCCCGATGACCATACCTTTCTGATAATCTGCTGCGCGCTGGGCATTACGCTGTGCATGGCGCTATCGGCTACGATGTTTGGAGTGGTCTATTTGAATCTGGCGATTCTCCCGGCCTATCTTGGGATCTTATATGCTAACCTGCCCTCCAGCGTGTACCTGGCACTGTATTTCTTCTTCTGTACTGCATTATTCTCGATGCCGTCAGGGATAGAGCATCTTTTCTTGAATACAGGGGTGCTGATGTATCCGCTGCTCTTCGGTATGTCCGGACTGTTCAAGAAATCCGCGATTCCCGGCAAAATCGGCATTCTGTGGGGCGCGCTTTTTCCGAGCATGCTGTTCATTGTCATTGTACCGAATATGCAGGGCCGAAGTGTCCTGGATATCCATCCTGCTGAAGCCGCCTTGGCCGGGCTATATGCCTTGACGGCTTTAATTCTGGGCGCCTTGTTTATCATCTATATCGATAAGTCGTGGGACAAGCTGCAAGTCAGGATACAAATGCAGGGGATCTCGGAGAAATTCCAGTGGGAGTCGGAGAAGCTGCAGCAGATCACGAATGTAGTTCCGCTGAATATTATGGAATTCGATGACAACGGGTATGTGACAGAGCTGAATGAATACATGCTGAGCCTGATGCAGCGTCATTGCCCCCTGTTGACCAGAGAGATTATTTTGTCCAGTCCGGCCAGTGAGCTCTTCGGCAAAAGCATGGATGAGGCCGCCCTCACCCGGTTACATGAGGTTCTGCGCAGCAGGCAGCGTTCCAATACCAAGATCAGGGTTGATTCGATGACCTATCATATTTTTACTGCGCCGCTCCAGCATGAATCGGGGCAGCCGGGCGGAATCGTCATGATTATTCAGGATTTGACGGAAGAGGAGAAAATCCGCAGTGAGCTTGATAATGTCGAGCGTCTGTCGCTGGTGGGGCAGATGGCTGCGGGAATTACGCATGAGATCCGTAACCCGATGGCGGTAGTACGCGGCTTTCTGCAGCTGATGCGGGAAAAGAGCCCGGAGGATCTCCACTCCTATTATCATATTGTCATGGAGGAGCTGGACCGGGCCAACAGCATCATCAATGACTTTCTGTCGCTGGCACAGACCCGTGTATCGTACAAGGAGCCGGCCGGGCTCCAGCCTATTCTGGAGGAGCTTGCGCCGCTGATCTGGGCAGATGCCAATCTCCGCGGCCAAAGTGTTGAACTGAAGATCAGTCCGACGATGCCGCTGCTGCAGCTCAATGTCCGGGAGATTAAGCAACTGATTCTGAATCTGGCCCGCAACGCCATGGAGGCGATGGAGGCCAAGGGCGTACTGACGCTGGCTGCCTGTGAGCATGAGGATACCGTGCTGCTGATTATAACGGATACAGGAGGCGGCATGCCCGCGAGCCAGCTAGAACAATTGTTCACCCCGTTCTTCACCACCAAGAGCCAGGGGACAGGTCTTGGGCTGTCGCTCTGCCTTAGCATTGCAGAGCGGCATAACGGGACGATCCGGGTAGAATCGGAGGTAGGGTGCGGGACCTCGGTCATCGTTACTTTCCCGGTGGAGTCCAGAGAGGGAGCGGTCCAGAGCCCTGTATATATGTAG
- a CDS encoding BaiN/RdsA family NAD(P)/FAD-dependent oxidoreductase: protein MNSYDVIVIGGGPSGLMASVAAAGHGASVLLIDKGAKLGRKLGISGGGRCNVTNIKETSELIAHIPGNGRFLYSSFDHFNNRDIIDFFEGLGIALKEEDNGRMFPVSDKAASVVSALIGKVRSLGVQIMTDSPVREVLYGEGAVRGIRLESGKAFSAKAVIIATGGKSVPQTGSTGDGYPWAAAAGHTITELFPTEVPILSREPWIKSGELQGLSLRDVTLTVWNLRGKRVISHRGDMIFTHFGLSGPIALRCSQFLRQVQQKSGTDTVEMSIDLFPDLSLQEAESMLQNKLDLEPKKAIRNSLKGLLPERLIPLLLAKGGLDGEITGHHLPKTGLGALASLVKRMPVQVHGTRSLAEAFVTGGGVALKEIDPKTMQSKLTAGLYFCGEILDIHGYTGGYNITAAFSTGYTAGKHAAEQ from the coding sequence ATGAATAGCTATGATGTAATCGTCATTGGAGGCGGCCCGTCCGGGCTGATGGCCAGCGTAGCCGCAGCCGGACACGGGGCGTCCGTACTTCTGATCGACAAAGGGGCGAAGCTGGGCCGCAAGCTGGGGATTTCGGGAGGCGGGCGCTGCAATGTTACCAATATAAAGGAGACCTCGGAGCTGATCGCCCATATTCCGGGCAACGGCCGCTTTTTATACAGCTCGTTTGACCATTTCAACAACCGGGATATTATAGATTTCTTCGAGGGGCTGGGCATCGCCTTGAAAGAGGAGGATAACGGGCGGATGTTCCCCGTATCGGACAAGGCTGCAAGCGTAGTATCCGCTCTGATCGGCAAAGTACGGAGCCTTGGCGTGCAGATCATGACGGACAGTCCGGTCCGGGAGGTTCTCTACGGGGAAGGAGCCGTCCGGGGCATCCGCCTGGAGTCAGGCAAAGCCTTCAGTGCGAAGGCTGTCATCATCGCCACCGGAGGCAAGTCAGTGCCGCAGACGGGCTCTACCGGCGACGGATACCCTTGGGCTGCCGCTGCCGGACATACGATCACGGAGCTGTTCCCGACTGAAGTCCCTATTCTCTCCCGGGAGCCGTGGATCAAATCCGGGGAGCTGCAGGGCTTGTCCCTCCGCGATGTCACGCTTACCGTCTGGAATCTGAGGGGCAAGAGGGTGATCTCCCACCGGGGAGATATGATCTTCACCCACTTCGGCTTGTCCGGCCCGATTGCGCTGCGCTGCAGCCAGTTCCTGCGCCAGGTTCAGCAGAAGTCGGGAACCGATACCGTGGAGATGTCCATCGACCTGTTCCCGGACCTGTCCCTCCAGGAGGCGGAATCTATGCTCCAGAATAAGCTCGATCTGGAGCCTAAGAAGGCTATCCGCAACTCGCTGAAGGGACTCCTGCCCGAGCGCCTGATCCCGCTGCTGCTGGCGAAGGGTGGGCTTGACGGGGAGATTACAGGCCATCATCTGCCCAAAACTGGCCTGGGGGCGCTGGCTTCCCTGGTGAAGCGGATGCCCGTTCAGGTTCATGGGACTCGTTCCCTGGCGGAAGCCTTTGTGACCGGCGGGGGAGTTGCGCTCAAGGAAATCGACCCCAAGACTATGCAGTCCAAGCTGACCGCAGGCCTCTATTTCTGCGGTGAGATTCTTGATATTCACGGGTATACCGGCGGCTATAATATTACCGCTGCCTTCTCCACCGGCTATACGGCCGGCAAGCATGCGGCGGAGCAATAA
- a CDS encoding ABC transporter permease: protein MSRNSFAFPAARNLLRRRLFSHFREQTAIIRTAVDWTVLLYILIPGGLLGGRFYYGYWNGNLPGWFSHVPFVVVPSLLAILLATGGIVLLLQEGDLLFLRQRQNWISTILKGGMVYSLAVTALKMAAVYVILLPFLIRGYELSAASAYGLLALTMACSWAVKLLGHIVKVQRQGFRRRLWLILAVAVPCGIYLRLALFWKDSPALLFLAAAAYAAVTVLAFRARLRLRGTFMNDVREDYKQRMSIAAILLRRVLDKPRPTRYKPWIFRKSQPLLASKLPESRFAAAGIKAMLRNPAHLKLYLQFTGVSLVAILIVPVVLKWLLYATLTCLMAYWLTSFWNLFSGDDYIGILPFTKAQKADAGSKAMPILLTPFAVLCSAMVCIPAYGWWGLLIFIPVGAAGGIWIGRIFSVIKFAR, encoded by the coding sequence ATGAGCCGGAATTCATTTGCGTTCCCGGCTGCAAGAAATCTTTTAAGACGAAGACTGTTCTCCCATTTCCGGGAGCAGACTGCTATTATCCGTACGGCTGTAGACTGGACAGTACTGCTGTATATCCTCATCCCGGGGGGCTTACTCGGCGGCCGCTTCTATTATGGCTACTGGAACGGCAATCTTCCGGGCTGGTTCAGCCATGTACCCTTTGTGGTCGTGCCTTCGCTGCTGGCTATTCTGCTGGCTACGGGAGGCATCGTGCTGCTGCTCCAGGAAGGGGATCTGCTGTTCCTGCGGCAGCGGCAGAACTGGATCAGCACGATCCTCAAGGGCGGCATGGTCTATAGCCTAGCGGTAACTGCGCTGAAGATGGCGGCGGTGTACGTCATTCTGCTGCCGTTTCTGATCCGCGGCTATGAGCTGAGCGCGGCAAGCGCCTATGGCCTGCTGGCGCTAACGATGGCCTGCAGCTGGGCCGTTAAGCTGCTGGGCCATATCGTCAAGGTGCAGCGGCAGGGCTTCCGCCGCCGGCTGTGGCTGATCCTTGCGGTGGCCGTACCCTGTGGGATCTACCTGCGTCTCGCGCTCTTCTGGAAGGACAGCCCGGCCCTTCTGTTCCTTGCGGCTGCCGCCTACGCGGCAGTGACCGTCCTGGCCTTCAGAGCCCGCCTGCGCCTGCGCGGCACGTTCATGAATGATGTGCGCGAAGACTACAAGCAGCGGATGAGCATTGCAGCGATTCTGCTGCGCCGTGTGCTGGATAAGCCGCGCCCGACACGCTACAAGCCCTGGATCTTCCGCAAGTCACAGCCGCTGCTGGCTTCGAAGTTGCCCGAGAGCCGCTTTGCCGCCGCAGGGATAAAGGCGATGCTGCGCAATCCGGCCCATCTCAAGCTGTATTTGCAATTCACCGGGGTGTCGCTGGTAGCCATTCTTATTGTGCCTGTAGTACTGAAATGGCTGCTGTACGCCACCTTGACATGCCTGATGGCCTACTGGCTGACCTCCTTCTGGAATCTGTTCTCCGGGGATGATTATATCGGCATTCTGCCGTTCACCAAGGCGCAGAAAGCGGACGCCGGTTCCAAGGCGATGCCCATTCTGCTGACGCCCTTCGCCGTCCTGTGCTCCGCTATGGTCTGCATTCCGGCCTACGGCTGGTGGGGCCTGCTGATCTTTATCCCTGTCGGGGCTGCCGGCGGAATCTGGATCGGCCGTATATTCAGTGTCATAAAGTTTGCAAGATAA